A part of Agromyces protaetiae genomic DNA contains:
- a CDS encoding type II secretion system F family protein encodes MTGGAHSLTRLPAWARPRRRASAADACETAATVAERLAVLLGVGVSPALAWRLLADALREEQATDASGSPSTGATGRVAVPVLVAGAAALAAEAGEPVDEAIIGTLAGEAEMKTRTTRSTRRSDSAETAATSRAWLALAAAWRVAVEAGAPLGQTLRSIADALRDEAHLARTVSTALAGPRASARMVAALPLVAVGFGVLLGFDTLGVLTGSPLGLACAGVGAALLVAGTRWNASLAATASRTPTWPGLESELLAVAMTGGLPLGRARDLVRAALAGSVPEASGHPSVDATVALSTRAGAPVAELLRADAARLRRDARASGLQRAETLAVRLLLPLGVCVLPAFVLLGVAPLMLSVVTGTLLEAP; translated from the coding sequence GTGACGGGCGGTGCGCACTCGCTCACGCGTCTTCCGGCGTGGGCGCGTCCGCGCCGCCGAGCGTCCGCGGCCGACGCGTGCGAGACGGCTGCGACGGTCGCCGAACGCCTCGCGGTGCTCCTCGGCGTCGGCGTCTCGCCCGCGCTCGCCTGGCGGCTCCTCGCCGACGCGCTCCGCGAAGAGCAGGCGACGGATGCCTCGGGCTCGCCGTCGACGGGAGCGACCGGCCGGGTCGCGGTCCCGGTCCTCGTCGCCGGGGCCGCGGCGCTCGCCGCGGAGGCCGGCGAGCCCGTCGACGAGGCGATCATCGGAACGCTCGCAGGCGAGGCGGAGATGAAGACTCGCACGACGCGCAGCACGCGCCGCTCGGACTCGGCCGAGACGGCGGCGACGTCGCGCGCGTGGCTCGCGCTCGCCGCGGCCTGGCGGGTCGCCGTCGAGGCGGGAGCTCCGCTCGGCCAGACGCTTCGCTCGATCGCCGACGCGCTGCGCGACGAGGCGCACCTCGCGCGCACGGTGTCGACGGCGCTTGCGGGGCCGCGCGCGAGCGCGCGCATGGTCGCGGCACTCCCGCTCGTCGCGGTCGGGTTCGGAGTGCTGCTCGGATTCGACACGCTCGGCGTGCTCACGGGCTCGCCCCTCGGCCTCGCGTGCGCCGGGGTCGGCGCTGCGCTGCTCGTCGCCGGCACCCGGTGGAACGCGTCGCTCGCGGCCACGGCGTCGCGCACGCCGACCTGGCCCGGGCTCGAATCCGAACTCCTCGCCGTCGCGATGACGGGAGGACTGCCGCTGGGCCGCGCCCGCGACCTCGTGCGCGCCGCGCTCGCGGGCAGCGTGCCCGAGGCATCCGGCCACCCCTCGGTCGACGCGACCGTCGCGCTCTCGACGCGTGCAGGCGCCCCCGTCGCGGAACTCCTGCGGGCCGACGCCGCGCGGCTCCGCCGCGACGCGCGCGCGAGCGGACTCCAGCGCGCCGAAACCCTCGCCGTGCGCCTTCTCCTTCCGCTCGGCGTGTGCGTGCTGCCCGCGTTCGTGCTCCTCGGCGTCGCGCCGCTCATGCTCTCCGTCGTCACGGGCACCCTCCTCGAGGCCCCGTGA
- a CDS encoding TadA family conjugal transfer-associated ATPase yields MSAPFVARPSWLPPEVPTPSGPVPHVVTLAGVQPEASGGADDALAVLGPLAPYAARGAVTDLFVNGSRGLWIDRGAGAERVVDWAADEPEVRALATRLVAAGGRHLDEAAPAVDVRLGRGIRVHAVLPPIATGGTTISVRVPRAAGRTLADLVPSPGHLARLRAAVARRENVLMTGAAGSGKTTLLAALLAEVPATERIVVVEDVAELSIDHPHVVGLEARQPNLEGRGHVGLDALVREALRMRPDRIVVGECRGPELRELLGALNTGHDGGAGTLHANSLDDVPARLEALGAGIGLSAEAVARLAASALDLVVHLERRDDERVIAGIGALRLDGGRLVVETVS; encoded by the coding sequence ATGTCCGCACCCTTCGTCGCCCGCCCGTCGTGGCTGCCGCCCGAGGTGCCGACGCCCTCGGGGCCGGTGCCGCACGTCGTCACGCTCGCAGGCGTGCAGCCCGAGGCATCCGGCGGCGCCGACGACGCGCTCGCCGTGCTCGGCCCGCTCGCGCCGTACGCCGCGCGCGGCGCCGTCACCGACCTCTTCGTCAACGGCTCGCGCGGACTCTGGATCGATCGCGGCGCGGGCGCCGAGCGCGTCGTCGACTGGGCCGCCGACGAGCCCGAGGTGCGCGCCCTCGCGACCCGGCTCGTCGCCGCGGGCGGTCGTCACCTCGACGAAGCGGCACCCGCCGTCGATGTGCGACTCGGCCGGGGCATCCGCGTGCACGCCGTCCTGCCGCCCATCGCGACGGGCGGCACGACCATCTCGGTGCGCGTGCCGCGCGCCGCCGGTCGCACGCTCGCCGACCTCGTGCCCTCGCCCGGGCACCTCGCGCGCTTGCGCGCCGCCGTCGCACGCCGCGAGAACGTGTTGATGACCGGGGCGGCGGGCAGCGGCAAGACGACCCTCCTCGCGGCACTGCTCGCCGAGGTCCCGGCGACCGAGCGCATCGTCGTCGTCGAAGACGTCGCCGAACTCTCGATCGACCACCCGCATGTCGTCGGACTCGAAGCGCGCCAGCCCAACCTCGAGGGGCGCGGGCACGTCGGCCTCGACGCGCTCGTGCGCGAGGCGCTCCGCATGCGACCCGATCGGATCGTCGTGGGGGAGTGCCGCGGGCCGGAGCTCCGCGAACTCCTCGGCGCCCTCAACACCGGGCACGACGGCGGTGCCGGCACCCTGCACGCGAACTCGCTCGACGACGTGCCCGCCCGACTCGAAGCGCTCGGCGCGGGCATCGGGCTCTCGGCCGAGGCCGTCGCAAGGCTCGCCGCGAGCGCGCTCGACCTCGTCGTGCACCTCGAACGGCGCGACGACGAGCGGGTGATCGCCGGCATCGGAGCCCTCCGACTCGACGGCGGGCGGCTCGTCGTGGAGACGGTCTCGTGA
- a CDS encoding alpha/beta hydrolase family protein: MDGALVEPDLPGIVIALNPAPVDLSFALEESGLLEATGAPTLSPEDLEGLEAGSALPFFGRAHAPLVIVHGSADDLIPVSWSQRTVDAWNAAGPRADLVVVDGADHGLEPHLQEVAGIVVGAAMSALG; the protein is encoded by the coding sequence ATCGACGGCGCGCTCGTCGAGCCCGACCTCCCGGGCATCGTCATCGCGTTGAACCCGGCGCCCGTCGACCTGTCGTTCGCGCTCGAGGAGTCGGGCCTCCTGGAGGCCACAGGTGCGCCCACCCTCTCGCCCGAAGACCTCGAGGGGCTCGAGGCGGGGTCTGCGCTGCCGTTTTTCGGGCGGGCGCACGCGCCGCTCGTCATCGTGCACGGCTCGGCCGACGACCTCATCCCGGTCTCGTGGTCGCAGCGCACGGTCGATGCGTGGAACGCCGCCGGCCCGCGGGCGGATCTGGTCGTCGTCGACGGTGCCGATCATGGGCTCGAGCCGCACCTGCAGGAGGTCGCGGGCATCGTCGTCGGGGCCGCCATGTCGGCACTCGGGTGA